In Hippoglossus stenolepis isolate QCI-W04-F060 chromosome 13, HSTE1.2, whole genome shotgun sequence, a single genomic region encodes these proteins:
- the LOC118119908 gene encoding myosin light chain kinase, smooth muscle-like: MVSQSSSVSWRTVEIQMESMSSETSSESSFDIKLSASPKLLMEMSDVRVKNGEMAEFSCTFDGQPFTGVVWHHNGQSLVDMERVRSSESRGSLSLVIQGVGVADQGMYRCTATNQHGQNSSSARLTVEAKEANLTAETPIPTDSVRKVSQADRETLRDPPEQDKKEALEKLGSLPPSSQRPYSFISHLYFPDVLPHDERGPEFLVKLPPELLSRNRHCGSLLCVMKGVPTPFFTWLYNRLNFEDSVSFSLKHDDPLCSVNVNNVRSGHGESHTCKTVSSAGDAESSTVMKGWHLHALVFMLDRALFGPPLIHTASHPHSQQTHTPSTRHHFFNRVLTSVFRGGR; encoded by the exons ATGGTCTCTCAGAGTTCCTCCGTGTCTTGGAGGACGGTTGAGATTCAGATGGAGAGCATGAGCTCAGAGACGAGCTCCGAGAGCAGCTTTGATATCAAACTCTCAGCCAGCCCCAAACTGCTGATGGAGATGAGCGACGTCCGGGTGAAAAACGGCGAGATGGCCGAGTTCAGCTGCACGTTCGACGGGCAGCCCTTCACCGGGGTGGTATGGCATCATAATGGCCAGAGCCTGGTTGACATGGAGCGGGTGAGGAGCTCTGAGAGCAGGGGCTCATTGTCCCTGGTCATCCAGGGTGTTGGTGTGGCGGACCAGGGCATGTACCGCTGCACCGCCACCAACCAACATGGCCAGAACAGCTCCTCTGCCCGGCTCACTGTTGAAG CTAAAGAAGCAAATCTCACAGCAGAAACCCCCATCCCTACAGATTCTGTACGCAAAGTGTCTCAGGCAGACAGGGAGACTCTTAGAGATCCCCCTGAGCAAGACAAGAAGGAGGCGCTGGAGAAGCTGGGATCATTGCCTCCATCTTCCCAGAGACCGTACAGTTTCATCAGCCACCTGTATTTCCCTGATGTTCTGCCTCATGACGAGCGAGGCCCCGAATTCCTGGTCAAACTCCCCCCTGAGCTGCTGAGCAGAAACAGACACTGCGGCTCCTTGTTATGTGTTATGAAGGGGGTTCCCACTCCGTTTTTCACGTGGCTTTACAACCGGTTGAATTTTGAGgattctgtgtctttctctctgaaacacGACGACCCCCTGTGCTCTGTAAATGTTAACAATGTGAGATCCGGACACGGGGAATCTCACACTTGCAAAACTGTCAGCTCAGCTGGGGATGCTGAGAGCAGCACAGTGATGAAAGGTTGGCATCTGCATGCTTTGGTCTTTATGCTCGATCGGGCTCTGTTTGGCCCACCACTCATCCACACTGCTTCCCACCCACACAGCCAACAGACGCACACGCCTTCAACCAGGCATCACTTCTTCAACAGGGTCTTAACCTCAGTGTTTAGAGGAGGTCGATGA